A single Microbacterium sulfonylureivorans DNA region contains:
- a CDS encoding YccF domain-containing protein has product MRTLLNIIWLILAGFWLFLGYVLAGVLLCIPIITIPWAIASFRTANYVLWPFGRTIVPKPTAGVGSFLGNVIWVIFAGWWLALAHIASGIALFITIIGIPLALADFKMVPISLMPLGKDIVSTRQGAFDRTLTSR; this is encoded by the coding sequence GTGCGCACCCTCCTGAACATCATCTGGCTGATCCTCGCGGGGTTCTGGCTGTTCCTCGGCTACGTCCTCGCGGGTGTGCTGCTGTGCATCCCGATCATCACGATCCCGTGGGCCATCGCCTCGTTCCGGACCGCGAACTACGTGCTGTGGCCGTTCGGTCGCACCATCGTCCCGAAGCCGACCGCCGGCGTCGGCTCGTTCCTGGGCAACGTGATCTGGGTGATCTTCGCGGGCTGGTGGCTCGCGCTCGCCCACATCGCCTCGGGGATCGCGCTGTTCATCACGATCATCGGCATCCCGCTGGCGCTCGCCGACTTCAAGATGGTGCCGATCTCGCTCATGCCCCTCGGCAAGGACATCGTCTCGACGCGTCAGGGCGCGTTCGACCGCACTCTCACATCACGCTGA
- a CDS encoding mechanosensitive ion channel domain-containing protein gives MDPFEDGWVWWAVALAVGVPIVLVVLTEILGALTRRGNPAAGPVRLLRNWVVPVAALFALLVFALRSDADQVWARVVATVLGFLLILLVLSAFNVALFANAKSGSWQERIPSIFVELARLILVVVGLALLFQWVWEADVAGLIAALGVTSIVIGLALQNAVGGVISGLLLLFEQPFKIGDWLDAAGVQGRVIEVNWRAVHIDTGSGIQIIPNSTLSGASFTNLSQPDGPHHVTTSVAFTTDDPPHEVIGLLVEVADSLPMRATDERATADYQGSGKYAVSLPINGPENAPQALSLYLAWLWYAARRRGLALDGDASDPIAEPGRLEHALEVVGPTLHLGDKERDLVLSTSRLERYGLGEIVQPEGVLPHDIRFVVDGRVRLAVEAGGGRIEFATAEPGDYVGQTALTREKTLTTAIAADVLTVLVVPLETLDELVRSRPLLAQEIGQSIELKRKLAADALATAGVVRGKLGIG, from the coding sequence GTGGATCCGTTCGAGGACGGCTGGGTGTGGTGGGCGGTCGCGCTCGCCGTCGGGGTTCCGATCGTGCTGGTGGTCCTCACCGAGATCCTCGGAGCGCTCACGCGCCGGGGCAATCCCGCGGCGGGACCGGTACGGCTTCTGCGCAACTGGGTCGTGCCGGTGGCCGCGCTGTTCGCGCTCCTGGTCTTCGCCCTCCGCTCGGATGCCGACCAGGTGTGGGCGCGCGTGGTGGCGACCGTACTCGGGTTCCTCCTCATCCTGCTCGTGCTGTCGGCGTTCAACGTGGCGCTGTTCGCCAACGCGAAATCGGGGAGCTGGCAGGAGAGGATCCCGTCGATCTTCGTCGAGCTGGCGCGCCTCATCCTCGTGGTGGTGGGCCTGGCGCTCCTGTTCCAGTGGGTGTGGGAAGCGGATGTCGCGGGCCTGATCGCCGCGCTCGGCGTGACGTCGATCGTCATCGGCCTCGCTCTGCAGAACGCCGTCGGCGGCGTCATCTCGGGCCTCCTTCTCCTGTTCGAGCAGCCCTTCAAGATCGGCGACTGGCTCGACGCGGCCGGCGTGCAGGGGCGCGTGATCGAGGTGAACTGGCGTGCCGTCCACATCGACACCGGGTCGGGCATCCAGATCATCCCGAACTCGACGCTGTCGGGCGCGTCGTTCACGAACCTGAGCCAGCCCGACGGACCGCACCACGTGACGACATCGGTGGCGTTCACCACCGACGACCCCCCGCACGAGGTCATCGGCCTCCTCGTCGAGGTCGCCGACTCGCTGCCGATGAGGGCGACCGACGAGCGCGCGACCGCCGACTACCAGGGCTCGGGGAAGTATGCGGTGAGCCTCCCGATCAACGGCCCGGAGAACGCCCCGCAGGCGCTGAGCCTCTACCTCGCATGGCTCTGGTACGCGGCCCGGCGACGGGGACTGGCCCTCGACGGCGACGCGAGCGATCCCATCGCCGAGCCCGGGCGTCTCGAGCACGCGCTCGAGGTCGTCGGGCCGACGCTGCACCTGGGCGACAAGGAGCGCGACCTGGTCCTCTCCACCTCGCGTCTCGAGCGCTACGGGCTGGGCGAGATCGTCCAGCCCGAGGGAGTGCTGCCGCACGACATCCGCTTCGTCGTCGACGGACGCGTGCGTCTCGCCGTCGAAGCGGGAGGCGGGCGCATCGAGTTCGCCACCGCGGAACCGGGCGACTACGTCGGCCAGACCGCGCTCACGCGGGAGAAGACGCTCACGACGGCGATCGCCGCCGACGTGCTGACGGTGCTCGTGGTGCCGCTCGAGACCCTCGACGAGCTCGTGCGGTCGCGCCCCCTGCTCGCACAGGAGATCGGGCAGTCGATCGAGCTCAAGCGCAAGCTCGCCGCCGACGCCCTCGCGACAGCGGGCGTCGTGCGGGGGAAGCTCGGCATCGGGTGA
- a CDS encoding adenylate/guanylate cyclase domain-containing protein, translating to MSATTETGAQHTPVTESERLHEREFARQEEIARKRDKKPRRGGLSIQSKLLIMLLAVSVISSVIVGVIGYVSGRESLRASAIDQLTTIREMRVGELEHTVESVQAGVALDSRNLSAQTLSRELNAGWEELQSRELTPEQQAELEQYYAETFIPQLEERTGDAYSPSAFIPQSNAGKWVQYHYTAQFADFDEALATNSADDGTAFSAATERYGDYLTRLVETVGYEDLLVMNLEGDVVYSAYKGVDMGSNLLDGPFRESLLADAYRDVVATNSVSTVKTTDFERWIPSLNVPSLWVVSPIGNDSAVTGALAAQIPIATINDAMTGDERWKEQGLGDTGEVYLVGGDNLMRSVSRQLVEDPEAYADKVISAGTPPDIAERVVEVSGTVLLQPITTQPVVEALKGRTGAGISTSYLGDENIAAYTPVEIDGLNWVAVARIDTAEAFAPVADFTRTLVLSLLAIVLAVSVLSLLLAQVFTRPIRKLVDAVRRVAGGDLAVQVPIGSRDEIGDLGSAFNDMASSLRIKQDLIEEQQVENQKLMLTLMPEAVAQRYRDGEETISEEHDNVSVVFAELVGFEEFAEDLSSETETSQLNALMRGFDEAATKTGVEKVRTLRGGYLASSGLIVPRVDNVRRAVDFAREMRAVVQRFNSQNGTEIDIRAGVDTGTVTSGLVARTSLAYDLWGDAVSLAYRVRSVTGLPGIYVSQAVRDRMQDSVTFTRAGSVELRGKAQDVWRIE from the coding sequence GTGAGCGCGACGACGGAAACTGGGGCGCAGCACACGCCCGTCACCGAGTCCGAACGCCTTCACGAGCGTGAGTTCGCGCGACAGGAGGAGATCGCGCGGAAGCGCGACAAGAAGCCGCGCCGCGGCGGGCTCAGCATCCAGTCGAAGCTGCTCATCATGCTGCTCGCCGTCAGCGTGATCTCGTCCGTGATCGTCGGCGTGATCGGGTACGTCAGCGGGCGCGAGTCGCTGCGCGCGTCGGCGATCGACCAGCTCACGACCATCCGCGAGATGCGCGTCGGCGAACTCGAGCACACGGTCGAGAGCGTCCAGGCAGGCGTCGCCCTGGACTCCCGCAACCTCAGCGCGCAGACGCTGTCGCGCGAGCTCAACGCGGGCTGGGAGGAGCTCCAGAGCCGGGAGCTGACGCCTGAGCAGCAGGCCGAGCTCGAGCAGTACTACGCCGAGACGTTCATCCCCCAGCTCGAGGAGCGCACCGGAGACGCGTACAGCCCGAGCGCCTTCATCCCGCAGTCGAACGCCGGCAAGTGGGTCCAGTACCACTACACCGCGCAGTTCGCCGACTTCGACGAGGCGCTCGCCACCAACTCCGCCGACGACGGCACGGCGTTCTCCGCCGCGACGGAGCGATACGGCGACTATCTGACACGACTGGTCGAGACCGTCGGGTACGAAGACCTGCTGGTCATGAACCTCGAGGGCGACGTCGTCTACTCCGCCTACAAGGGCGTCGACATGGGATCCAATCTCCTCGACGGTCCGTTCCGCGAGTCCCTCCTCGCCGACGCGTACCGCGATGTCGTCGCCACCAACAGCGTGAGCACCGTGAAGACGACCGACTTCGAACGATGGATCCCGTCGCTGAACGTCCCCAGCCTGTGGGTGGTGTCGCCGATCGGCAACGACTCGGCGGTGACGGGAGCGCTCGCGGCCCAGATCCCGATCGCGACGATCAACGACGCGATGACCGGTGACGAGCGCTGGAAGGAGCAGGGGCTGGGCGACACCGGCGAGGTCTACCTCGTCGGCGGCGACAACCTCATGCGGAGCGTCTCGAGGCAGCTCGTCGAAGACCCCGAGGCGTACGCCGACAAGGTGATCTCGGCCGGCACGCCCCCAGACATCGCGGAGCGGGTGGTCGAGGTGAGCGGCACCGTGCTCCTCCAGCCGATCACCACGCAGCCCGTCGTCGAGGCGCTCAAGGGACGCACCGGCGCCGGGATCTCGACGTCCTACCTGGGCGACGAGAACATCGCCGCGTACACCCCGGTCGAGATCGACGGCCTGAACTGGGTGGCGGTCGCGCGCATCGACACCGCCGAGGCCTTCGCGCCCGTCGCCGACTTCACTCGCACCCTGGTGCTCTCGCTGCTTGCGATCGTCCTCGCCGTCAGCGTGCTCTCGCTGCTGCTCGCCCAGGTCTTCACCCGCCCCATCCGCAAGCTCGTCGACGCCGTCCGCCGGGTCGCCGGCGGCGACCTCGCCGTGCAGGTGCCGATCGGATCGCGCGACGAGATCGGCGATCTCGGATCGGCGTTCAACGACATGGCGTCGAGCCTGCGGATCAAGCAGGACCTCATCGAGGAGCAGCAGGTCGAGAACCAGAAGCTCATGCTCACCCTCATGCCCGAAGCCGTCGCACAGCGCTACCGCGACGGCGAGGAGACGATCTCCGAGGAGCACGACAACGTCTCCGTCGTCTTCGCGGAGCTCGTCGGGTTCGAGGAGTTCGCGGAGGATCTATCGAGCGAGACCGAGACGTCTCAGCTCAACGCGCTGATGCGCGGATTCGACGAGGCGGCCACGAAGACGGGCGTCGAGAAGGTCCGCACCCTGCGCGGCGGCTATCTCGCCAGCTCGGGACTCATCGTGCCGCGCGTCGACAACGTGCGTCGCGCGGTCGACTTCGCCCGAGAGATGCGGGCCGTCGTCCAGCGCTTCAACTCGCAGAACGGCACCGAGATCGACATCCGCGCGGGCGTCGACACCGGCACGGTCACAAGCGGACTCGTCGCCCGGACGAGCCTGGCGTACGACCTGTGGGGCGACGCGGTGAGCCTCGCCTACCGCGTGCGCAGTGTGACGGGGCTGCCGGGCATCTACGTCAGCCAGGCCGTGCGGGACCGGATGCAGGACAGCGTGACGTTCACGAGGGCCGGGTCGGTCGAGCTTCGCGGCAAGGCTCAGGACGTCTGGCGGATCGAGTAG
- a CDS encoding ABC transporter permease yields the protein MTTPQTDARPDTVVRANPARDTWNVLTRELKPVVRDPFTLIFSLVQPLVFLGLFAPLLVGSSGQPVGETLQWFVPGVLVMIVLFGTGATGSNLQYEMMTGSHERTLVAPLARSSLLVGRALKEIAPIVVQALIIVLIAWPFGFTINVPGLVVGLALLAVFGVGLGSLSYTLALKTKDREWLFWGVQQTLIFPLLILSGMLLPLDTAPEWMWAISTVNPINWVVQAERALFAGDLGASAVLWGWVSALVLAALGLWAGIRAMRKSS from the coding sequence ATGACCACTCCGCAGACCGACGCGCGACCCGACACCGTGGTGCGCGCAAACCCCGCGCGCGACACGTGGAACGTGCTGACGCGCGAGCTGAAGCCGGTCGTGCGCGATCCGTTCACGCTCATCTTCAGTCTCGTTCAGCCGCTGGTCTTCCTCGGGCTCTTCGCGCCCCTCCTCGTCGGCTCGTCCGGTCAGCCGGTGGGGGAGACGCTGCAGTGGTTCGTTCCCGGGGTGCTCGTGATGATCGTGCTGTTCGGCACGGGCGCGACCGGATCCAACCTGCAGTACGAGATGATGACGGGCTCGCACGAGCGCACGCTCGTCGCACCGCTCGCACGGTCGTCGCTGCTCGTCGGACGCGCGCTCAAGGAGATCGCGCCGATCGTGGTGCAGGCGCTCATCATCGTGCTGATCGCGTGGCCGTTCGGGTTCACGATCAACGTGCCGGGTCTCGTGGTCGGCCTCGCGCTCCTCGCCGTGTTCGGCGTCGGCCTCGGATCGCTGTCGTACACGCTGGCCCTCAAGACGAAGGACCGCGAGTGGCTGTTCTGGGGCGTTCAGCAGACGCTGATCTTCCCGCTGCTGATCCTCTCGGGCATGCTGCTCCCGCTCGACACGGCTCCGGAGTGGATGTGGGCCATCTCGACCGTGAACCCGATCAACTGGGTGGTGCAGGCCGAGCGGGCGCTCTTCGCGGGCGACCTCGGCGCGTCGGCGGTGCTGTGGGGTTGGGTGTCTGCCCTGGTGCTCGCGGCACTCGGTCTGTGGGCCGGCATCCGCGCGATGCGCAAGAGCAGCTGA
- a CDS encoding ATP-binding cassette domain-containing protein: MANEPIIEAQGLTKRFPDQQKKNAKKTSVEAVSDLTFRVSRGELVAFLGPNGAGKSTSLRMLTTLIPPTAGTARVVGFDILRQPAEVRARIGYVGQLTSGSFSQRARDELLSQGAFYGMSKPAARVRADELIESLDLSGFANRSVQQLSGGQKRRLDVALGLMHAPPLIFLDEPSTGLDPQSRANLWQHILDLRHQYGTTVFLTTHYLEEADRYAERVMVMDKGRIIADDTATALKANLAGDVLTLGFASGADAEAAVAVVQRLTDRGVRREGEASVTLTAPDGDALLPSAVRALDAAGIQVARATGVPPTLDDVFLALTGRTLREAGEGEPTEDLTGQGDGADEKSTADASAEASGAADAVAEQTGANR, encoded by the coding sequence ATGGCGAACGAACCGATCATCGAGGCGCAAGGCCTGACCAAGCGCTTCCCAGACCAGCAGAAGAAGAATGCCAAGAAGACGAGCGTCGAGGCAGTTTCCGACCTCACATTCCGGGTCTCGCGGGGCGAGCTCGTCGCGTTCCTAGGCCCCAACGGCGCAGGCAAGTCGACCAGCCTGCGCATGCTGACCACTCTCATCCCGCCGACGGCCGGCACGGCCCGCGTCGTCGGCTTCGACATCCTGCGGCAGCCTGCGGAGGTACGCGCGCGAATCGGCTACGTCGGGCAGCTGACGAGCGGCAGCTTCTCGCAGCGGGCGCGCGACGAGCTCCTCAGCCAGGGTGCGTTCTACGGCATGTCGAAGCCCGCCGCGCGTGTCCGCGCCGACGAGCTCATCGAGTCGCTCGACCTCTCCGGCTTTGCGAACCGCTCGGTGCAGCAGCTCTCGGGCGGGCAGAAGCGGCGGCTGGATGTCGCGCTCGGTCTCATGCACGCGCCGCCGCTCATCTTCCTCGACGAGCCGTCGACGGGGCTCGATCCGCAGAGCAGGGCGAACCTGTGGCAGCACATCCTCGATCTGCGACACCAGTACGGCACCACCGTCTTCCTCACGACCCACTACCTCGAGGAGGCAGACCGCTACGCCGAGCGCGTGATGGTCATGGACAAGGGCCGCATCATCGCCGATGACACGGCCACGGCGCTCAAGGCGAACCTCGCGGGCGACGTGCTCACCCTCGGCTTCGCGTCGGGAGCGGATGCCGAGGCCGCCGTCGCAGTCGTGCAGAGGCTCACCGATCGTGGCGTCCGGCGCGAGGGCGAGGCATCCGTCACCCTCACGGCGCCCGACGGCGACGCCCTCCTGCCGTCCGCGGTGCGGGCGCTCGACGCCGCCGGCATCCAGGTCGCCCGCGCGACCGGCGTGCCCCCGACGCTCGACGACGTGTTCCTCGCTCTCACCGGACGCACGCTGCGCGAGGCGGGCGAGGGCGAGCCGACGGAGGACCTCACGGGGCAGGGCGACGGGGCCGACGAGAAGAGCACGGCGGATGCCTCGGCCGAGGCATCCGGAGCCGCCGATGCGGTGGCCGAGCAGACAGGAGCGAACCGATGA
- a CDS encoding helix-turn-helix transcriptional regulator produces MSDTTTRALSLLNLLQTHRHWPGPELADRLGVTERTVRRDVERLRDLGYRIESSPGAAGGYRLEAGSAVPPLLLTDEEAVAMAIGLRVAASQRLVSGPETTITALAKLEQVLPAPLRRRVAALAETVQPTGINAGAAVSSEVLGELALASRDHERVRFTYTAASGEVTRRRVEPHALAPAERHWYLLCWDLDKDDWRTFRVDRLEGVEHTRVLFEPKPLTPEEIEEFIVVARSWVRTAVEADAVMELPLAEMREYFGQWGQGAEAEDDAHTRWPVGGADWRETMYGLMWIPEGVEYTTDLVEPSRSQLRETLERMLRAIDAPPPPRRAAAARAHPEDE; encoded by the coding sequence ATGTCCGATACGACCACGCGAGCCCTCTCGCTGCTCAACCTGCTCCAGACCCATCGGCACTGGCCCGGCCCGGAGCTCGCCGACCGCCTGGGCGTCACCGAGCGCACGGTCCGCCGCGACGTGGAGCGCCTGCGCGACCTCGGGTACCGGATCGAGTCGTCGCCCGGCGCCGCGGGAGGCTACCGACTCGAGGCCGGCAGCGCCGTGCCTCCGCTGCTGCTCACCGACGAGGAGGCGGTGGCCATGGCGATCGGGCTGCGGGTCGCGGCATCCCAGCGCCTCGTCAGCGGCCCCGAGACCACCATCACCGCGCTCGCCAAGCTCGAGCAGGTGCTGCCGGCGCCGCTGCGGCGACGGGTCGCCGCACTCGCCGAGACCGTGCAGCCGACGGGCATCAACGCCGGAGCGGCCGTGTCGAGCGAGGTGCTCGGCGAGCTCGCCCTCGCCAGCCGCGACCACGAGCGCGTGCGCTTCACCTACACCGCCGCGTCGGGCGAGGTCACGCGGCGCCGCGTCGAGCCGCACGCGCTCGCACCCGCGGAACGGCACTGGTACCTGCTGTGCTGGGACCTCGACAAAGACGACTGGCGCACGTTCCGTGTCGATCGTCTCGAAGGAGTCGAGCACACGAGGGTGCTGTTCGAGCCGAAGCCGCTGACACCCGAGGAGATCGAGGAGTTCATCGTCGTCGCCCGGTCGTGGGTGCGCACGGCGGTCGAGGCGGATGCCGTCATGGAACTGCCTCTCGCCGAGATGCGCGAGTACTTCGGCCAGTGGGGCCAGGGCGCCGAAGCCGAAGACGATGCGCACACGCGCTGGCCGGTCGGCGGCGCAGACTGGCGCGAGACCATGTACGGCCTGATGTGGATCCCCGAAGGCGTCGAATACACGACCGACCTCGTGGAGCCGTCGCGGTCGCAGCTGCGGGAGACCCTCGAGCGGATGCTCCGCGCCATCGACGCGCCTCCGCCTCCGCGCCGCGCCGCGGCCGCACGCGCCCACCCGGAGGACGAGTAG